Genomic segment of Corticium candelabrum chromosome 16, ooCorCand1.1, whole genome shotgun sequence:
GTGTGACTGGATTTTGACCGACACCCCACAGGACGACCCACAGGGAAGGGAATCTATAAACCATACACTCCTGCGTcgacctaaccggttcaggaTTAAGAAAAAAACTATAATCTACACTCTCGATCCTGcccgacctaaccggttcaggagGAAGAGGGAAGGAAACTATACACTATACACTCCTGTCCCGACCTAACCGATTTAGGAGAAAGGAAAAACTATAATCTACACACTCCTGCCCTgacctaaccggttcaggagAAAGGAAAGCTATAAACTACACACTCCTGCCCGACCTAAGCGGTTATGGAGAGAATGACGACCTCGCCAATGAACCGAATGGACGCCTTTGTCTGCGCATTCATCTCCCAGAACTGGTCCTGTTCAGCTTTAGAGTTGTGGTAGGTGTAGAAACAGTTCTTCGACCTGCAGCAGCAGAGGGCCAGCTTGCATGCCTCACAGTACGCGGTTGAAAGGTTCCTACACACTCCACAACGAGGCCTGTTGCTGGCCTGAGTAAACAGAACATTATGGCCATTCGTGTTACCAGTTGATGCTTTGCGGCACACCAGGTCACTGCAGTGGTACTGCTGGTTGTGGTTGTGGCTCAGCAGGTAGCAACATAACACCAGGTTGCTGTGATAGTAGAGCTGGTGGTGGTATCATCACAACTACCTGTGGTAGTGGCCTCACAACTACTTGTAGTGGTGGCATCACAACTacttgtggtggtggtgccaTCAGTTGTGGAACCACAGACCGTTGATGCATCTTAAATGGCCTCTCAGTAGATGCTGACTGATCAGTACATGTTGACCGAGTAGCAGTTGTCACAACAGGAACAGGAACAGGTGCAGTCACAGGCAGCAGTTCAGCAGCAGTAGTAGCATTAGGAGTAGTTGCAGGAGCGGGAAGAATTGGCTGTGGCGCAAAACGACATTCACTAAACAACCGTACCAGTTGACGTGTGATAGCAGTGTGAAGGTCGAGATGGGACATCTTCGTATCGGGATTCAGCTGTGCAAATAGAAGGATGCTATTGACTATGGCAGTTTCCACAACGTTATAAAGAAAAAcgtattattattgaattgtCGCTCACGTGACCGGTTGAGCTCGATTGTTGATCTttttcacatcttggcatacatctcaccagtACTTGATAAGCCAACAATGCGACAATATGAAAGAAGAAAGGACTTGAGCTGATAAAAAGTTCCATAAGAAAAGTTGAACAGATCTTGTAGAATAGGCGGGTCGTGTCAGGTGAGAGGTCATGTGGGACATCCCAGTACAGAATGTTGAGGTCGAGGGGTGTTGTAAGTCGCATAGAAGTGGGTCAAAATTGTATCTCTTTTCCAATACTTCAAACACCTGTACGACACAGCTGAAATTGAGATATCAGTAACACTCAATTATAGCATGCATCTCACCAATATTTGATAATCCAGCATTGTAACAATATAAAAGAGGAAAGAGCTTGAGCTGACAAAGTTTCATAAGAAGAATTGATCAGATGCCAAAATGTTGCCGAATAGACCCAGTCAAATTAGCTTCTCTCCAATATTTCAGAGACAACTAtacaacacagagacagttgcatatcaatattcaattacatgtagcatacatctcaccagtATTTGATAAGCCAGCAGTAGCAGTATGAAAGAGGAAAGAATTGAGAAGATAAAAATTTCATAAGAAAAGTTGATCAGATTCATAATGAAAAGTTTatgaaatttgtgtgtgtaaatacttGCTGATTACGTTCGGCAAGCGTTGTGAGACCTCTGGCTAGCATGGCATCGATCAGGGTTCTGCCCACGGTGGTCGGGCCCGACCATCACTCAGCAAACACCGACCATAACTCCACATGTTCCGACCATCACTATGCTATTGGTTTACTTGCTGCAACGGATGGCAGACATCTATCCTTGCCATAGTATAAACGTGAGACTGGGCAGACTGTTGACACAAGTTTCAGCTTTCTTAGTCTGCTTTTCAGATTATAGACCATCAACAGTgcgatacattctgtttggtgCTTTCTTATCTAAAATAAATCACGCCCCTTAATGCAGCAGATACCCCACCACCACTCCGAAACTCCTGGGCAGGACAGTGATCGATCGTAGTGCACCAGGTCTATCGAATCACAACCAATCACACTCAAGTTCAAGTCTCTGCTCCCACGTGTGCATGACAATGAATCTGTTGCTAAGACAAAGCAGCTAGTCATCAACTATGAAATTACCTGGGAGGCAGTTTGCCTCACTGGCCTTTAGTGGCAAATTGTATGTCTTTGCAAAGGCAGTGACTGCAAACTATCTACGGTAACATGTGTACGATACCTTCTATGGGACTCATTGAATCACGTGAACCAGATCATAGTGTTGTCTATCATAGTTGACCAATTCTATACTGTCAACTGGTATATCCATAGAGAACTGAAAAGAAAACCGAGGTTTATGCGTATGCCATTCCCACTTTTGGCATGCCCTATAGAAAACGTGTATCGGTAAGCCAAAGTAGGTGGCAGCCGCCATAATTTCTGCATCAGTTCCCCATGTACTCTGCTTTTGGCCTTGACTCAACGTGTTCATTGTAATCGCCATCTACGTAGACAGCAAATGAAACAGCGAGTTCTTTCATGAACTCTACGATCTGCTCTCTGTAAGTTAGGTGGTATCGTTGTGACCCCAGAGCTTGAGAAAAGCATTTGAATAGGCAATCACCCCTTCCACCTACTTGAATAATTTCTCGATTTTGTACAGAGAGCAGATCGTGTGCTTCACTGCGTGAAGACTGACATCTGCCGCTATTTCACATTGCGGGTATCGTCTTCAAAGTCGCACAAATAACATGCGATGACCCAGTTTCTATTAGGTCAACATTACCCTGACTGCTGCCCACTAAATAGTGGCTTTCTGCTTGCACGCCAACTTTTTCCAAAATTTTTGGTTGCAAGCCTGCGCTCTTCGTTCTTTCTCACTTGAACGTTCTTATTTTTTGCAAAACTCTTCAGCCGCTCGAAAGCAAACGGCTGTAAAAGACAGTGTTGTAAACGTTTTACACGTGACAAAGCGacaaggaaacagactttcagttgctcatctaaagtattttgcgttcaattatccgattcaggcgttcaattatccgttgcttacggctgttgtgcaactaaataacttatacagtctgcggttgggcagctgctcaaatatcatcattcatcagctgtatagacgcaataatttgtaattaatcttgactttagcgtgaatttttagcgtgtgttgtacgataatttcctttgcactaatcttggtgtcccacgtttccacgaAGATCCAGctgagctgttgtgagcgaactaaagctacgtatctaggaagcctacaacaacgccttgctccgtcaatcgtggtgtaatccgcatactttgtaaatcgcgcgtcttgcgtgataccatgcaacagtccatcatgcgtcgcagcgggtatttagctaatcaagagctcgaatttcactacttcaccttcccacctttcttgaatcaatcatttattgttcagctgaaacgtgtgTGAGCATcaaaagacgtcatgaaagaaatgtgagactaaaataattatttctatatttcttACTTCTAATTAGAACAGTGTCATGTCTTCTGAGATCTCCTCTTCCCCATCAGTCCAGCTGAgtactgcagctgtatttgcaaCACCAGCTGGCTTCGCCACAGCAATTAATTGGTCAGCATGCCACAGACGTCCATCTTGTAGCAGGTAAGTGTCCTTCCCTACCCTTGACCAGACTTCTACTGGATCGGACAATTGCGACTTCAACTTATGGCCCCTTAGCGGACGCTTTACTCTTACCCAACTTCCGGGAGAAAAGGACGAAGCTCTAGCTCTCCTTTTATGATCTACATATGCCTTCATCGCTGCCTGTTTCCTTGCCACGACCTCGTCCGCATTCTTCAGCTGAAGTGATCCCTTCTTATCTTGCCTAGGAATCATCTGGGATAAGGGCTGCCGAAGCTTTCGGCCCAACATAACTTCTGCTGGTGATTTCCTCGTAAGTGAATGCGCCGTAGACCGGTAATTAAACAATGTGCTTTGCACTGAACTCTCCACTGAACGTCCTTCCAACAACCCTGTCTTCAGGCCTTGTTTAAGCACTTGATTGAATCTTTCGACTCCTCCATTTGCTTTTGGATGATACAGTGGTGTGAGAATATGGCGAATACCCCGTTCTCGTAACCACTGCTGAAACTCATACGACCGGAACTGAGGTCCATTGTCCGTTGTTATCGACTCAGGAAACCCCCACCTAACAATAAGGTCTTCCAAAAACTGCACAACCTCTTGCGTCCGCACTTGTGAGCACAGTCTTACTTCTGGCCACTTTGATCCCAGATCATGAACTACAATAGCGTATCGCTGGTGAGCCATTGCTATTTCAATTTCTCCAAAGATATCTACCTGAAGTCGTTGCCACGGTGCCGCTGTCCAAGGAGTAGGTTGTAATGGAGCATGTACAGGTTGGCGAGACTTCCCGCTGACAAGGCAGGGCTCACAATCTCTCACCATTTGCTCAATTTGGCGGTCAATCCCAGGCCACCAGGCGAACTCTCGGCATCTCTGTTTCATACGAACAACCCCCAAGTGACCCTCATGAGCTAGCTGTAGCACCCGTTTCTGCAGCAACCTTGGTACGACTATTCGATTCCCTCTCATCAGACAACTCGACTTTCCACCCACAGGTGCCAACTCGTGTCGAACATTCCAAAAAGGACGGAACTCTCCTTTGACATCGTGCCATCCTTCCCGGATGCACCTTAAAACCGTTTGGATTTCTGCATCTGCACCTGACTCCCTTTCCATTTCATCCAAGGGTACCCCCGGGCTCCATGTGCTCAACAATAATATACATTCTTCCACATCATCAGAGTCCCATGCTGAATTCTCAGCTGGAGCTGGTGACCTCGACAGTAGATCAGCAACTTGATTGGAATGACCAGGTCGATATTCCACGCGGAATGTATACTTGTACAGCCGTTCTGTCCACCGGTGTAATCGCAATGGCCTTTGACCTGTTCCTGACGCAGATAGCAGTGATACCAAGGCTTGGTGATCGGTACGAAGTACAAACGGTCGtccaaacaaaaatacatgcCACTTctcacacgcccacacacaggCCAATGCCTCCCGTTCTCCCACAGCATATTTCTGCTCTGCTGGTGACAACGCACGGGACGCATATGCCACAGGACGTTCCTGTCCATCTTGTATTTGAGACAATACTGCCCCAATAGCTACTCCAGAAGCGTCACACGACACAAAGGTGTCCGCTGTGGATGAAAAGTGGGCAAGAACTGGTGCTGATGTGACAAGCTGTTTCAATTTGTCAAATGCCGTTTGACATTCAGTGGACCATTCCCAATGGGCATCCTTCCGTAATAAGCACCGCAAAGGAGAAGAGATATCAGCATAGCCCTGCACGAACCGGAGGTAGTAATTTGTCATACCGAGGAATGAATTTAGTTCTGTCACTGATGTCGGTTCTTTCAGTCTTTCAACTGCTTCTATGTTAGATGTTAGAGGACGAATACCACTCGCCGAAATACTGTGTCCCACAAATGATATTTCCTTAACTGCAAAAGTGCACTTGTCCACATTTAGTGtcaaattgtgatgttgtagTCGTTGAAACACATCATTCAGTCTCTTATTGTGACTTGGTCGATCTGGCCCATGAACGACAATATCGTCCATGTAGACAGCAACTCCTGGTATTCCGGCTACGACCGTAACCATGACTTTCTGGAAGGCACTTGGGGCCGATGCCAAACCGAATGGCATTCTCTTGAACTGGTAAGTCCCCTTATGTGTTACAAATGCTGTAATAAAGCGACTTTCCTCTGCCAAAGGTATTTGCAAGTACCCCTGGTTTAAGTCCAGCTTCGAAAATACTGTAGATCCATAAAACTCTGCCGCTATGTCTTCCATTGTTGGAAGTGGATGCTTGCCAGGTATGATTGCCTGATTGGCTCTTCGAAGGTCTACGCAGAGTCTAATTGCCCCTGATTTCTTCCATACAACTACTAAATTTGAGATCCATGGGGATGAATCCACTTTTTCAATGATATCCAAACTCTCCCAACGATCCAACTCCTCTGCCACCCTCTCTCGTAGAGCCAGTGGCAATCTCCTAAGTGGCTGCATAATCGGTGGTACGGTGGTGATCACTAACGGGCAATGAACAAAGTGATTGGCTTTCCCCAATCCACTGAACACCCTAGGCCATCTCCGACTCCAACCTCCCTTAGTAACTCCATCGTTGAGCAAGTCAACCGCTTGTACACTATGACTGCCTAGTTCTTCTGGATCCCAACAAACTTGAAATCCCAGGGCATCAAACAAGTCGAGACCTAGTATGTCTGTCCCCTTGTCTGTAATATAGAATGGAAACTCTGCTAATTGACATCTCCGGTATCGGACTGGTAGCTTTGCCTTTCCCAACACCTTTATTGGCGATCCTGCATAACCAACTAGCTTTCGATTTGCTGGTTCCAGCTTACTCCAAGAAAACCATCGATCATATGACCTTTTTGACAGCACTGAAACCTTCGCCCCAAGTCAATAACAAGTGACAGACTGACACCAGCTAACTCGCAAACGCATTGGCGATACTCGAGTGTACTGGACTGACCACCAACAACATTGATTCGAACGGTCTCCAACTCTACCCCTTGCTCATTGCCACAATCAACTTCCTGGATCTGTGACTGTTTCTTTGACCTACAGCAACGTGCGTAGTGTCCTATTCTCCCACATTTTCTACAGGTCTGTGTTGATGCTGGGCATGTTGAACCCTTGTGAACCGAGAACCCACAGTTACCACATTTGCCGTCTCCTCTGCTACTCCAGCCGCTTTTACCTGGCCGTGTCTGTACTTGACGAATCCCACGTGACTCCTGTGCCAATTGACCCAAAGCTGTATTAGTTAAACCTCCTGGCACTGCATCCATTACGCTACCTGACACTGTCGCAATAGCTGCTGAATCCCTAGCCGCCTCTTCCATCCGTGATGCCAGTACAATTGCTTTGTCTAGAGTAAGATCTTCATCTTCTTCCAACAAGCGGTCTCTCACTTTACCACAAACCGTCTTTTCTATAAGTTGATCCCTAATCATTTCGTCATGCAACGGTCCAAACTTGCAAGTGGCTGCTAGCtgtctcagagcaaacacatATTGCTTCACGGACTCTCCTTGATGTTGCTTTCTTTGTCGGAATTTGAATCTCTCGACCATAGAATTGAGTCTCGGTCCGAACAACGTCGCACACACATCACGTAACTGAACGTATGATTCCGTCTCTGTCTCCGTCGAAAGTATCCGCTGCCCTTCCAGTCCTAAGCAATGAGTCAAAAGGGCGCGTAGTCGAGGCTTGTTGTCTGCTTCGTCTTTGATTGCCGCGGCTGCCACGTAGGTGTCAAAAGCGGACAACCAATGCTTCCATGGCACCGCCGGTTCCCCCGGGTGTGGAAGGAAAGGAGGAGGCGGGTGAATGCCTGAAgtcgccatcctcgtcgccagtaTTGTCGTGTATTCACTCAATGTACTACTCAACACACGTTAACGGCTGCTACTCTAACTCTGACTCAAAACCGGTTCAGTCATCCTTTATCTACCGCAAAACCCCAGTTCCCGTATGCTAGCAAGCATCTACAAACACTgtgacacaacaaacagaacatcggataattgaatgcccaaatcggataactgaacgctcaattcggataattgcttgcctgaatcgggtaactaaACGCCGAGTTCGAATatttgaacgcaaaatactctagttgtcttcaattcttcgttcacgcttcaatcgtctcactcgtttattagctgagatagacacgtaacaatgatcgcatagtcacgtgacaatggttgcgtcgcaataatttctatcaaagtaacacgcggaaactcaaaaacagacttttctcttcttttagcttttccttttcattccgtttgtcacgcatcagtctcctttgctctttagtcgcgtaagggagcaaaatcgagagtcgtttgacccttctcgccaacaaattacaattgagtcgacccctcgaaaggggtcccttgcttcaatttttagcgcatatgttacggagtcaaaattgcattcatctggcatcgtcgttttgtcgatttgtctttctgttttgccgtaaatccatatgacaagtgctgacgtacgcatataaataaatatatataaatgagactgatgcgtgacaaacggaatggaaaggaaaagctgaaagagaaaaatctttttttgagtttccggtCCGCgtgttactttgacagaaatgattgctacgcaaccattatcacgtgactacgcgaccattgttacgcgactatctcagcaAACGACCCAAGCGTGAAAAaagaatgaaagacaaagtcagaagaagagcaactgacagtctgttttcTACATTTTGTTTGACAATTGCTACCTAAagacgcaaccattgttacgccaATAAGTAAGAcggaacaccatcgctcgccaaacacaatgctaaccgagcatttactagttattgcAAGGTACAGTAGTATCCTATACGTAGGGATTGCCCCGGTTACGGAGAgttgtgggggcgtggttgtcTCTTTGCAcgcttagaaaacatagtaaGTGAAGActaaatttctcaaaatcaacgaaatAAAATTTTTGTACGTCGTGTAAtatatcctatttttgttttgggcactaatcatctaacaatctagaaaacagttgctagcctcggaggcccatgcaccaattttcttcttcttcttcttcttcttcttcctcttcctgTTCCtgttcctcttcctcttcctctacCTCTACCTCTACCTCTACCTCTTCCTCtacctcttcctcctcctcttttTCCTCTCCTTCCTCCTCTCCTACCtcctcttcttcctcttcttcttcctcttcttcttcctcttcctcttcctcttcttcctcctcttcttcctcctcttcttcctcttcttcttcctcttcttcttcctcttcttcttcctcttcttcttcctcctcttcttcttcttcttcttcttcttcttcctcttcttcttcttcctcctcttcttcttcttcttcctcttcttcttcttcttcttcttcctcttcctcttcctcttcctcttcctcttcctcttcctcttcctcttcttcttcttcttcttcttcttcttcttcttcttcttcttcttcttcctcttcctcttcctcttcctcttctccttcttcttctccttctccttcttcctcttcttcttcttccttttcctcttcctcttcctcttcctcctcctcctcctcctcctcctcctcctcctcctcctcctcctcctcctcctcctcctcttcctcttcttcttcttcttcttcttcttctctcctccttctccacggatatctctttttgtacgttacgtacggctgtgaaacttgaggAAACcctttagaattacccgaacCCTATTCTTTTGGTGAAAAGAGAACCGAAATCAATGTgtaattaaaaattgtgtttctttcaagcagatttgatccaacgACCGTCATCAACGCTATTGCACAGTTCGGGCCAATCGTAGGGCAGTATTTGCGTTTGCctgtccatggcaaccagagacaatggacgaagagCCAATCAGGTAGGCCAAACGCGTTTACGGAAGAGTTTAACACCAAAACGGTGTAATTCGATCACGTTTGCCATTTGTCCCGTCTGGTCTGAATTTTTTGCGATCTGTGTcgcacacaggagcaaaattgacaaataattgCGTACACATAGCAATTTATACGAaaacccaacatttgcaacgcatatcccgtatgtgataatcTTTGACTTTGACTACTACGCGAAATTCTTCCAACTGCCGTTacatattcaattatacacgcacaGAAGAAAGAGCAATGCAAAGGCAATAAATATTAGGATCCATATTCGTGCAACGTGCGCTAGGATACCATGGTGTACTGTACCGTATACCCCGTAGACCTATAAACCACTTGAGAAAtctacctctgaatcatgtctaacgaaaactgttacatataaacaggtttaTTAACGCTAATAAAAACGTGCTAAATCTTAGACATTCTTATAAAAGGCTTACAGGCCctaatgaagacatgtacaccTTAGGTATATGTTGCGCATTTgcgctcctaaaaacttaccaaactagaatttttaaaaagaaatagatgtagggattgtataaaaaaagtaacagaaacaagatctatagataatataaaCCAAAGCCAGACGTTACTAGTGCAGGCCCGTAGCCTGGGGGAGTTAGGAGGGAGGGTCGGACGAACCGCCCGCTCAGCCGTGAAAGTCCGTTTTCGAtccaatgtatatatatataaatttgtatGCGCTCCTATTATGTCAAATTCTCTCTATTGTTTCc
This window contains:
- the LOC134191797 gene encoding uncharacterized protein K02A2.6-like, with protein sequence MATSGIHPPPPFLPHPGEPAVPWKHWLSAFDTYVAAAAIKDEADNKPRLRALLTHCLGLEGQRILSTETETESYVQLRDVCATLFGPRLNSMVERFKFRQRKQHQGESVKQYVFALRQLAATCKFGPLHDEMIRDQLIEKTVCGKVRDRLLEEDEDLTLDKAIVLASRMEEAARDSAAIATVSGSVMDAVPGGLTNTALGQLAQESRGIRQVQTRPGKSGWSSRGDGKCGNCGFSVHKGSTCPASTQTCRKCGRIGHYARCCRSKKQSQIQEVDCGNEQGVELETVRINVVGGQSSTLEYRQCVCELAGVSLSLVIDLGRSKLEPANRKLVGYAGSPIKVLGKAKLPVRYRRCQLAEFPFYITDKGTDILGLDLFDALGFQVCWDPEELGSHSVQAVDLLNDGVTKGGWSRRWPRVFSGLGKANHFVHCPLVITTVPPIMQPLRRLPLALRERVAEELDRWESLDIIEKVDSSPWISNLVVVWKKSGAIRLCVDLRRANQAIIPGKHPLPTMEDIAAEFYGSTVFSKLDLNQGYLQIPLAEESRFITAFVTHKGTYQFKRMPFGLASAPSAFQKVMVTVVAGIPGVAVYMDDIVVHGPDRPSHNKRLNDVFQRLQHHNLTLNVDKCTFAVKEISFVGHSISASGIRPLTSNIEAVERLKEPTSVTELNSFLGMTNYYLRFVQGYADISSPLRCLLRKDAHWEWSTECQTAFDKLKQLVTSAPVLAHFSSTADTFVSCDASGVAIGAVLSQIQDGQERPVAYASRALSPAEQKYAVGEREALACVWACEKWHVFLFGRPFVLRTDHQALVSLLSASGTGQRPLRLHRWTERLYKYTFRVEYRPGHSNQVADLLSRSPAPAENSAWDSDDVEECILLLSTWSPGVPLDEMERESGADAEIQTVLRCIREGWHDVKGEFRPFWNVRHELAPVGGKSSCLMRGNRIVVPRLLQKRVLQLAHEGHLGVVRMKQRCREFAWWPGIDRQIEQMVRDCEPCLVSGKSRQPVHAPLQPTPWTAAPWQRLQVDIFGEIEIAMAHQRYAIVVHDLGSKWPEVRLCSQVRTQEVVQFLEDLIVRWGFPESITTDNGPQFRSYEFQQWLRERGIRHILTPLYHPKANGGVERFNQVLKQGLKTGLLEGRSVESSVQSTLFNYRSTAHSLTRKSPAEVMLGRKLRQPLSQMIPRQDKKGSLQLKNADEVVARKQAAMKAYVDHKRRARASSFSPGSWVRVKRPLRGHKLKSQLSDPVEVWSRVGKDTYLLQDGRLWHADQLIAVAKPAGVANTAAVLSWTDGEEEISEDMTLF
- the LOC134191796 gene encoding uncharacterized protein LOC134191796; translation: MSHLDLHTAITRQLVRLFSECRFAPQPILPAPATTPNATTAAELLPVTAPVPVPVVTTATRSTCTDQSASTERPFKMHQRSVVPQLMAPPPQVVVMPPLQVVVRPLPQVVVMIPPPALLSQQPGVMLLPAEPQPQPAVPLQ
- the LOC134191798 gene encoding cilia- and flagella-associated protein 251-like, giving the protein MREMRCNGSTESRPGDVFHPDFLEGRPAYFDVTVRNFLQPLHVTKSAVRSGAAAEAGEEQNYIRHEDIVCAAGGLFYPLVGSGNSKGFPQVSQPYVTYKKRYPWRRRREEEEEEEEEEEEEEEEEEEEEEEEEEEEEEEEEEEEEKEEEEEEEGEGEEEGEEEEEEEEEEEEEEEEEEEEEEEEEEEEEEEEEEEEEEEEEEEEEEEEEEEEEEEEEEEEEEEEEEEEEEEEEEEEEEEEEEEEEEEEEEEEEEEEEEEEEEEEEEEEEEEEEVGEEEGEEKEEEEEVEEEVEVEVEVEEEEEEQEQEEEEEEEEEEENWCMGLRG